The Engystomops pustulosus chromosome 9, aEngPut4.maternal, whole genome shotgun sequence genome includes a window with the following:
- the LOC140077455 gene encoding olfactory receptor 5V1-like, whose amino-acid sequence MSSSNQTLPMYFILSGISNVPEMQLPIFLLVLLTYLLTLGGNMTIFLLVCLDDHLHTPMYFFLCNLSILDMSSSTVTMHRVFSSFITADTKISFWACMVQLYFFASFTSDELLLLTIMSYDRYMAICRPLHYHTVMCLKFCSKLTAICWAIGFLQVLPLVVMLSNITCFRTIEINHFFCDIMPLIRLPCGNISVLELYNFINGLILAILPFFLTFIPYIFIVTAILKIRSSTGRRKTFYTCSSHLTVIILLYTSLVCQYLQPESTSDQGSSKLYSLFNTAAVPLLNPLIYSLKNKDVKEALKRRRRLIS is encoded by the coding sequence ATGAGCTCCTCTAACCAGACGTTACCAATGTACTTCATTCTATCTGGGATTTCCAATGTCCCAGAGATGCAGCTTCCAATCTTCCTTCTGGTTCTGCTCACGTATCTCCTCACTCTTGGTGGGAACATGACTATTTTTCTTCTGGTCTGTCTGGATGATCACCTCCACACCCCAATGTACTTCTTTCTCTGTAATTTGTCCATCCTGGACATGTCCTCTTCCACGGTCACTATGCACAGGGTGTTCTCCAGCTTCATTACAGCAGATACCAAAATATCTTTTTGGGCTTGCATGGTCCAATTGTACTTTTTTGCATCGTTCACGAGTGATGAGCTGCTTCTCCTGACCATTATGAGTTATGACCGATACATGGCCATCTGTAGACCCTTGCATTATCATACTGTGATGTGTCTAAAATTCTGCAGCAAGTTGACTGCCATTTGTTGGGCCATTGGTTTCCTTCAGGTGTTGCCACTTGTGGTCATGCTGTCAAATATCACTTGTTTCAGGACCATCGAGATCAACCACTTTTTTTGTGACATCATGCCCCTTATTAGACTTCCGTGCGGGAACATCTCTGTCTTggaactttacaattttatcaaTGGACTAATCCTGGCCATACTTCCCTTTTTCCTTACTTTTATCCCTTATATATTTATCGTTACTGCGATTCTTAAGATTCGTTCTTCTACTGGAAGACGTAAAACCTTTTACACTTGCTCCTCACACCTCACGGTCATTATTCTTCTATATACTTCTCTCGTCTGCCAATATCTTCAGCCAGAGTCAACGAGCGACCAGGGATCTAGTAAACTTTACTCTCTGTTTAACACGGCAGCCGTCCCTTTGCTGAACCCCTTAATATacagcttaaaaaataaagatgtgaaGGAGGCTctaaagaggagaaggaggttaATATCTTGA